The Vicia villosa cultivar HV-30 ecotype Madison, WI linkage group LG1, Vvil1.0, whole genome shotgun sequence genome includes a region encoding these proteins:
- the LOC131603320 gene encoding protein DMP2-like has protein sequence MAQKNENETVTSQTFNTETTATISNIKKSSTGGIGSLIKLLPTGTVFLFQFLNPVLTNSGHCKTSNKYLTSILLLTCGFNCFFSTFTDSYTGTDKKRHYGVVTTKGLWPSPESSLTSSVDLSKYRLRGSDFVHAALSLLIFALLGLLDTNTVHCFYPSFESTQQRLLQVLPPVIGVFVGWIFVIFPQHRHGIGYPVTTDDSHESSRISNDTEGSPQNPTHNV, from the coding sequence ATGGctcaaaaaaatgaaaatgaaacggTTACTTCGCAAACCTTTAACACAGAAACAACAGCAACAATAAGTAACATAAAAAAAAGTAGCACCGGTGGAATTGGAAGCCTCATAAAACTGCTCCCAACAGGGACAGTTTTCTTGTTCCAATTCTTAAACCCTGTTCTCACCAACAGTGGTCACTGCAAAACCAGCAACAAGTACCTTACCTCAATTCTACTTCTCACATGCGGTTTCAACTGTTTCTTTTCAACTTTCACAGACAGTTACACAGGAACTGATAAGAAGAGACACTACGGCGTCGTAACAACGAAAGGATTATGGCCTTCGCCGGAGTCGTCGTTGACGAGTTCGGTTGATTTATCGAAGTATAGGCTTAGGGGTAGTGACTTTGTGCATGCTGCTTTGTCTTTGCTTATTTTTGCATTACTTGGACTTCTTGATACGAATACTGTCCACTGTTTTTATCCTTCTTTTGAGTCAACTCAGCAGCGTCTTCTGCAGGTTTTGCCTCCGGTTATAGGTGTGTTTGTTGGTTGGATTTTTGTGATATTTCCACAACATAGACATGGAATTGGATATCCTGTTACTACAGATGATTCTCATGAATCCTCTAGAATATCTAATGATACAGAGGGATCTCCGCAAAATCCAACTCATAATGTTTAG